In one Deinococcus aestuarii genomic region, the following are encoded:
- the fosX gene encoding FosX/FosE/FosI family fosfomycin resistance hydrolase, with amino-acid sequence MIQGLSHLTLIVRDLGATTRLLADGLGAEEVYFSGEATFSLSREKFFLLGGVWLAVMEGDPLPTQTYNHIAFQIREEDLDGCRERLQTLGVYLLPPRPRVEGEGRSLYFFDFDNHLFELHTGTLDGRLNRYRQGGPPTTPR; translated from the coding sequence ATGATCCAAGGTCTGAGCCACCTCACCCTGATCGTCCGCGACCTCGGGGCGACGACACGCCTGCTCGCCGACGGGCTGGGAGCCGAGGAGGTCTACTTCAGCGGCGAGGCGACGTTCTCCCTGTCGCGGGAAAAGTTCTTCCTGCTCGGTGGGGTCTGGCTGGCGGTCATGGAGGGGGACCCGCTGCCCACCCAGACGTACAACCACATCGCCTTCCAGATTCGTGAGGAGGACCTGGACGGGTGCCGGGAGCGCCTGCAAACGCTGGGCGTCTACCTCCTCCCTCCACGTCCCCGCGTCGAGGGCGAGGGCCGCTCCCTGTACTTTTTCGACTTCGACAACCATCTCTTCGAGCTGCACACCGGCACCCTCGATGGGCGGTTGAACCGCTACCGGCAGGGTGGGCCGCCGACCACGCCCCGGTGA
- a CDS encoding VC0807 family protein → MTAPRTPRPATPSKKPAAGVPKTVWDLVFTLIIPILILSPNILGSGISIAENVFGGGTAGNIRAYLLAALIPVVYVLVDLFVNRNVSPVALIGGAGAIFSGALAFWYVDGFWYAIKDSARSYLTGLLFLISAATSVPLFRVFLDAASIGEKPEDRAATQQAMRDPQIHRALALGTVAFAVVDLIGGVVNSVVNYGRVTARFGTDAFNAQIAEVNAIMRVPALAISLVGVGLALWLVQSAVRRRYGDGASLFEPAKLAERMRERGELTA, encoded by the coding sequence ATGACCGCCCCGCGCACCCCCCGCCCCGCCACCCCTTCCAAGAAACCCGCGGCGGGCGTTCCCAAGACCGTCTGGGACCTCGTGTTCACCCTGATCATCCCCATCCTGATCCTGAGCCCGAATATCCTGGGCAGCGGGATCAGCATTGCGGAGAACGTGTTCGGGGGCGGCACGGCGGGAAATATCCGGGCGTACCTGCTCGCGGCCCTGATCCCGGTCGTCTACGTGCTCGTGGACCTGTTCGTGAACCGCAACGTCAGCCCGGTGGCCCTCATCGGCGGGGCGGGGGCGATTTTTTCCGGGGCGCTCGCCTTTTGGTACGTGGACGGCTTCTGGTACGCGATCAAGGACAGCGCCCGCTCGTACCTGACGGGCCTGCTCTTCCTGATCAGCGCGGCGACGAGCGTGCCCCTCTTCCGGGTCTTTCTCGACGCCGCCAGCATCGGCGAGAAGCCGGAGGACCGCGCGGCCACCCAGCAGGCCATGCGCGACCCACAGATTCACCGGGCACTCGCCCTCGGGACGGTCGCCTTCGCCGTGGTGGACCTGATCGGGGGCGTGGTCAACAGCGTCGTGAACTACGGGCGGGTGACGGCCCGCTTCGGCACCGACGCCTTCAACGCCCAGATCGCGGAGGTCAACGCGATCATGCGCGTGCCCGCCCTCGCCATCAGCCTCGTCGGCGTCGGCCTCGCCCTCTGGCTGGTGCAGAGTGCGGTGCGGCGGCGCTACGGGGACGGCGCCAGCCTCTTCGAGCCCGCCAAGCTCGCCGAGCGGATGCGGGAGCGGGGGGAACTGACGGCGTGA
- a CDS encoding M20/M25/M40 family metallo-hydrolase — protein MPLSYLTRIAQTPAPTFEEEARAGLMAELWGGLGYRTERDEVGNVLTRLTPPGTEGRPALLLAAHLDTVFARGTDVTVREERGRLIGPGVGDNSASLAVVTALLEGLRGQEGTLRRPLWVAANVGEEGLGDLRGAKHLLARHRPELGAFIAVDGYLGVAVTRAVGVRRYRAVFLGPGGHSWGDQAPSALHALGVAISALYALRRPLSPRTTLNVGLASGGTSVNSIAGSADLLLDLRSLDPQVLADLDARAQAAIHSAAREVGVNVHLERVGDRPGGDLGAEPLLDLARDAASEHRTDLRLASSSTDANAAVPHALPAIAVGVYRGGNAHREDEWVQASSLSPGLRFLRRIVDLYQRRPVA, from the coding sequence ATGCCCCTCTCGTACCTCACGCGCATCGCGCAGACGCCCGCCCCCACCTTCGAGGAGGAGGCGCGCGCCGGGCTGATGGCCGAGCTGTGGGGGGGCCTCGGTTACCGCACCGAGCGCGACGAGGTGGGCAACGTCCTCACCCGCCTGACCCCCCCCGGCACCGAGGGCCGCCCCGCCCTGCTCCTCGCCGCCCACCTCGACACGGTGTTCGCCCGCGGCACCGACGTGACCGTGCGCGAGGAGCGCGGCCGCCTGATCGGCCCCGGCGTCGGCGACAACAGCGCCAGCCTCGCGGTCGTGACCGCCCTCTTGGAGGGCCTGCGCGGGCAGGAGGGCACCCTGCGCCGCCCCCTCTGGGTGGCCGCCAACGTCGGCGAGGAGGGGCTGGGCGACCTGCGCGGAGCCAAGCACCTCCTCGCCCGGCACCGCCCCGAACTGGGGGCCTTCATCGCCGTGGACGGCTACCTTGGTGTGGCGGTTACCCGTGCCGTGGGCGTGCGGCGTTACCGGGCCGTCTTCCTGGGGCCGGGCGGGCACTCCTGGGGGGACCAGGCCCCCAGCGCCCTGCACGCGCTCGGCGTGGCGATCAGCGCCCTGTACGCCCTGCGCCGTCCCCTGTCGCCGCGCACCACCCTCAACGTGGGCCTCGCCTCGGGGGGCACGAGCGTGAATTCCATCGCGGGGAGTGCCGACCTCCTCCTCGACCTGCGCTCGCTCGATCCGCAGGTCCTCGCCGACCTCGACGCGCGGGCGCAGGCGGCGATCCACTCTGCCGCCCGCGAGGTCGGGGTGAACGTCCACCTGGAACGGGTGGGCGACCGCCCCGGCGGCGACCTGGGGGCCGAGCCCCTCCTCGACCTCGCCCGCGACGCCGCCTCCGAGCACCGCACCGACTTGCGCCTCGCGTCGAGCAGCACCGACGCCAACGCCGCCGTCCCCCACGCCCTGCCCGCCATCGCGGTCGGCGTCTACCGCGGCGGCAACGCCCACCGCGAGGACGAGTGGGTCCAGGCCAGCAGCCTTTCTCCCGGCCTGCGCTTCCTGCGCCGGATCGTGGACCTCTACCAGCGCCGCCCGGTGGCGTAG
- the priA gene encoding replication restart helicase PriA — MPWRVVVPLPVPALDYAPPHGRGGAVPVGCRVLVPWRGELAVALVVGEGDPHGAHRLREAVHVLDDEEGPWVPPPTVEAVCTWARDARLPAGLVWGDLLGVGWTARYDHRVRAVPGADLGAFGRRAPAEAWTGARDFSPALLDAIREQGLLEESFRPTSRTRGLVRARPLDAVPAATRITTVLRAVAEAPTTLTPKGRQAWAWLAEHGPQATLSAWARGAGVGVGVVSGVVNAGGAGPVPVETGPPAAWTWLTERGPTESLSAWANGATADGVPLSPTGAGTLVARGWADAVQEAAPPPPLPGPGAPWLTPDPDRLPEAPAWRLHGGRSLSRFRTLAPRLSRLLAQGRGVLVLAPDHATLRRAWEGLSGLAQTAGTRAVQVSGALGDGQREHAWTLIRSEEARLVIGSYLALTAPLQGPALIVVLEEASDAYKLPAGSHAFIPDVAARVAQAHDAALALVGSAPAAESVPLPGAVLPPPRARVHVVDYANPPEQPELGPLSGVHLTPGDLGYPVSHDLARLLRQVQERGRQAALLAPRRGYSALLRCPTCEHTPQCRNCDVALRFHQETRQLTCHQCGYRESVPDRCDVCGEQMWKARGPGTEWIAQTVERLAPGLPVYRYDRDRQDDLSPLHAGESGVVVGTQLLLSQDAPPDLALIGVTLADTWLNLSDFRASERYHRLLRQLAEWHPLRAPLLVVQTFQADHPALKVLVEGRDALAYPAAEERARAALGYPPHARLAQVEVAARDPQRAKVAAQEVFDALHGAGAHAHEVLGPAPSPVARLRGVYPYHLLLRARDDTRLAQLLATLDRSWKARVRVDVNPRGGL; from the coding sequence ATGCCCTGGCGGGTGGTGGTCCCTCTCCCGGTGCCCGCGCTCGACTACGCCCCCCCCCACGGCCGGGGAGGAGCGGTGCCCGTGGGCTGCCGGGTCCTGGTGCCCTGGCGCGGCGAGCTGGCCGTCGCCCTGGTGGTCGGTGAGGGAGACCCCCACGGCGCCCACCGCCTGCGCGAGGCGGTCCACGTCCTCGACGACGAGGAGGGGCCCTGGGTGCCCCCCCCCACGGTGGAGGCGGTCTGCACCTGGGCGCGGGACGCCCGCCTTCCCGCCGGGCTGGTGTGGGGCGACCTGCTCGGCGTGGGCTGGACGGCGAGGTACGACCACCGCGTCCGGGCGGTGCCGGGGGCCGACCTGGGCGCCTTCGGGCGTCGCGCCCCGGCGGAGGCCTGGACGGGCGCCCGCGACTTCTCTCCCGCCCTCCTCGACGCCATCCGCGAACAGGGCCTGCTGGAGGAGAGCTTCCGGCCCACCTCGCGCACCCGGGGGCTCGTCCGCGCCCGGCCCCTGGACGCCGTGCCCGCCGCCACGAGGATCACGACCGTCCTCCGGGCGGTTGCCGAGGCGCCGACGACCCTCACCCCCAAGGGGCGGCAGGCCTGGGCCTGGCTCGCCGAGCACGGCCCGCAGGCCACCCTGAGCGCCTGGGCACGGGGCGCGGGGGTGGGTGTCGGCGTCGTGTCCGGCGTGGTGAACGCGGGCGGCGCCGGGCCGGTGCCGGTGGAGACGGGGCCGCCCGCCGCCTGGACCTGGCTGACCGAGCGTGGCCCCACCGAGTCCCTCAGCGCGTGGGCCAACGGGGCGACGGCGGACGGGGTGCCCCTCTCGCCCACCGGGGCGGGCACCCTCGTCGCGCGGGGCTGGGCGGACGCGGTGCAGGAGGCCGCGCCGCCCCCGCCGCTTCCCGGGCCGGGGGCTCCCTGGCTGACCCCCGACCCCGACCGCCTGCCGGAAGCCCCGGCGTGGCGGCTGCACGGGGGCCGCTCCCTCTCCCGCTTCCGCACCCTCGCCCCCCGTCTTTCCCGGTTGCTCGCCCAGGGGCGCGGCGTGCTCGTCCTCGCGCCCGACCACGCGACGCTGCGCCGGGCGTGGGAGGGGCTCTCGGGGCTCGCGCAGACGGCGGGCACCCGGGCGGTGCAGGTCAGCGGCGCCCTGGGTGACGGCCAGCGCGAGCACGCCTGGACCCTGATCCGCTCGGAGGAGGCGCGGCTCGTCATCGGCAGCTACCTCGCCCTCACCGCGCCCCTGCAAGGCCCCGCCCTGATCGTCGTGCTGGAGGAGGCGAGCGACGCCTACAAGCTCCCGGCGGGCTCGCACGCCTTCATCCCCGACGTGGCCGCGCGGGTGGCCCAGGCCCACGACGCCGCCCTCGCCCTGGTGGGAAGCGCCCCCGCCGCCGAGAGCGTGCCCCTGCCCGGCGCCGTGCTGCCCCCGCCGCGTGCCCGGGTGCATGTGGTGGACTACGCCAACCCGCCCGAGCAACCCGAACTCGGACCCCTCAGCGGCGTCCACCTCACCCCCGGCGACCTCGGGTACCCGGTCAGCCACGACCTCGCGCGGCTGCTGCGGCAGGTGCAGGAGCGCGGGCGGCAGGCGGCCCTGCTCGCCCCCCGGCGGGGGTACTCGGCGCTGCTGCGCTGCCCGACCTGCGAGCACACGCCCCAGTGCCGCAACTGCGACGTGGCGCTGCGTTTCCACCAGGAGACCCGCCAGCTCACCTGCCACCAGTGCGGCTACCGTGAGTCCGTCCCCGACCGCTGCGACGTGTGCGGCGAGCAGATGTGGAAGGCGCGCGGCCCCGGCACCGAGTGGATCGCCCAGACCGTCGAGCGGCTCGCCCCCGGCCTCCCCGTCTACCGCTACGACCGCGACCGCCAGGACGACCTCTCGCCCCTGCACGCGGGGGAGAGCGGCGTCGTCGTCGGCACCCAGCTCCTCCTCTCGCAGGACGCCCCGCCCGACCTCGCCCTGATCGGGGTGACCCTCGCCGACACCTGGCTCAACCTCTCGGACTTCCGGGCCTCCGAGCGGTATCACCGTCTGCTGCGCCAACTGGCCGAGTGGCACCCGCTGCGGGCGCCGCTGCTCGTCGTGCAGACCTTCCAGGCCGACCACCCGGCGCTCAAGGTTCTCGTCGAGGGCCGCGACGCCCTGGCCTACCCCGCCGCCGAGGAACGGGCCCGCGCTGCCCTGGGCTACCCGCCCCACGCCCGCCTTGCCCAGGTGGAGGTCGCCGCCCGTGACCCCCAGCGGGCGAAGGTCGCCGCGCAGGAGGTCTTCGACGCCCTCCACGGGGCCGGGGCGCACGCGCACGAGGTCCTGGGCCCGGCCCCCAGCCCGGTCGCCCGCCTGCGCGGCGTGTACCCCTACCACCTCCTGCTGCGGGCGCGCGACGACACCCGGCTCGCCCAGCTCCTCGCCACCCTCGACCGCTCGTGGAAGGCGCGGGTGCGGGTGGACGTGAACCCGAGGGGGGGGCTGTAA
- a CDS encoding penicillin acylase family protein has protein sequence MTLRARRGWAGRLGRGVLWVVLLVLGAALAAVLWVRATSAPRVQGTVSLPGLSGPVTVTRDRWGVPHIRAVSDADAMFALGFVHWQDRAWQMDFQRRVAQGRLAEVLGEAALPQDRFLRTWGFQRAAQGILPALSEESRRLVRAYTAGVNAGRSQGKLAPEFRVLGYTPGPWTDVDSVSWSKLMAYDLGGNQDDELLGTRVRRRLGGRGLNEVLPPYPQGAPTVLSRDELGAGGPAAAGVESRAPVLPDATLEALRTHLAAARSLGMERVPGKGSNNWVVAGSRTASGRPILADDPHLALTSPMLWYLADVRGDRLRAIGATIPGLPGVVIGRNERVAWGVTNVNPDVQDLYVEPENARLTERVEVIRVKGGPDVRLTVRESEHGPIVSDVGAGEAGPRVALKWTALQPGDTTFDAFFGLNYARNWQDFVTALERYVAPSQSFVYADVDGNTGYYAPGRIPVRRGWDGSLPVPGDGTREWQGYIPFGQLPHTYNPADGLVVTANNKVVPEGYPFNLGNIRNWAEPYRAERITSLLTAKPTGLSLDDVRRVQLDTVSLVWRDLKPFLLATRPGDDLSRQALARLRGWDGNETTDSVEATIFEAWLAQLQAMGQDELGDGTRVSSLAVLNQLRTDGELCRFETDGRQDCASELQDSLSRAVADLSARLGPDLNGWTYGRVHTVASNHRAFGGVRALAWLFNHSTPTPGGTNTVNVARPDPETLRQTHGPSYRHIIDLSDMNRSLYVGSLGQSGHPLGDHVSDQQALWAAGEYLPMSTDERDWGRTRTLTLRPGQ, from the coding sequence ATGACGTTGAGGGCTCGGCGAGGGTGGGCGGGGCGGCTGGGACGGGGCGTGCTGTGGGTCGTGTTGCTGGTGCTGGGGGCTGCGCTGGCGGCGGTGCTGTGGGTGCGGGCGACCTCGGCCCCACGGGTGCAGGGGACGGTGAGCCTCCCCGGCCTCTCGGGTCCCGTCACGGTCACGCGCGACCGCTGGGGGGTGCCGCACATCCGGGCGGTCAGCGACGCGGACGCGATGTTCGCGCTCGGCTTCGTCCACTGGCAGGACCGCGCCTGGCAGATGGACTTCCAGCGGCGGGTGGCGCAGGGGCGCCTCGCCGAGGTGCTGGGAGAAGCCGCCCTCCCGCAAGACCGTTTCCTGCGGACCTGGGGGTTCCAGCGCGCCGCGCAGGGCATCCTCCCCGCCCTCTCGGAGGAGTCGCGGCGGCTGGTCCGGGCCTACACGGCGGGGGTGAACGCGGGCCGAAGTCAGGGGAAACTCGCCCCCGAGTTCCGCGTCCTGGGGTACACCCCAGGGCCCTGGACGGACGTGGACAGCGTCTCGTGGAGCAAGCTGATGGCCTACGACCTCGGCGGGAATCAGGACGACGAGCTGCTGGGGACCCGCGTGCGGCGGCGCCTGGGCGGGCGCGGCCTGAACGAGGTCCTGCCCCCCTACCCACAGGGCGCGCCCACGGTCCTCAGCCGGGACGAACTCGGGGCGGGCGGACCCGCGGCGGCGGGGGTGGAAAGCCGCGCCCCCGTCCTGCCGGACGCGACGCTGGAGGCCCTGCGGACGCACCTCGCCGCCGCCCGGTCCCTGGGCATGGAACGGGTGCCCGGCAAGGGGAGCAACAACTGGGTGGTCGCCGGAAGCCGCACCGCGAGCGGCAGGCCCATCCTCGCCGACGACCCGCACCTCGCGCTCACCAGCCCGATGCTGTGGTATCTGGCGGACGTGCGTGGCGACCGCCTGCGCGCCATCGGGGCGACCATCCCCGGCCTCCCCGGCGTCGTGATCGGGCGCAACGAGCGCGTCGCCTGGGGCGTGACGAACGTGAACCCCGACGTGCAGGACCTCTATGTCGAGCCGGAGAACGCGAGGCTCACCGAGCGGGTCGAGGTCATCCGGGTGAAGGGTGGCCCCGACGTGCGCCTCACCGTCCGCGAGAGCGAACACGGCCCCATCGTCAGCGACGTGGGCGCGGGCGAGGCGGGGCCGCGCGTGGCCCTGAAGTGGACCGCGCTGCAACCCGGCGACACGACCTTCGACGCCTTTTTCGGCCTGAACTACGCGCGCAACTGGCAGGACTTCGTGACCGCCCTGGAGCGGTACGTGGCCCCCAGCCAGAGTTTCGTCTACGCCGACGTGGACGGCAACACCGGGTACTACGCGCCGGGCCGTATTCCCGTTCGCCGGGGCTGGGACGGTTCGCTCCCCGTGCCCGGCGACGGCACCCGCGAGTGGCAGGGCTACATCCCCTTCGGGCAGCTCCCCCACACCTACAACCCCGCCGACGGCCTCGTCGTCACCGCGAACAACAAGGTCGTGCCCGAGGGTTACCCCTTCAACCTCGGCAACATCCGCAACTGGGCCGAGCCGTACCGCGCCGAGCGCATCACGAGTCTGCTGACCGCGAAACCCACGGGCCTGTCCCTGGACGATGTGAGGCGCGTGCAGCTCGACACGGTGAGTCTGGTATGGCGTGACCTGAAACCCTTCCTGCTCGCCACCCGCCCGGGGGACGACCTCAGCCGCCAGGCCCTCGCCCGGCTGCGGGGCTGGGACGGGAACGAGACGACCGACAGCGTGGAGGCGACCATCTTCGAGGCGTGGCTCGCCCAGCTTCAGGCGATGGGGCAGGACGAACTGGGGGACGGGACGCGGGTGAGCAGCCTCGCCGTGCTGAACCAACTGCGGACAGACGGCGAGCTGTGCCGCTTTGAAACCGACGGGCGGCAGGACTGCGCCTCGGAACTTCAGGACAGCCTGAGCCGCGCCGTGGCCGACCTCAGCGCCCGCCTCGGCCCCGACCTGAACGGCTGGACCTACGGCAGGGTCCATACGGTCGCCAGCAACCACCGCGCCTTCGGGGGCGTGCGGGCTCTCGCCTGGCTCTTCAACCACTCCACCCCCACGCCCGGCGGCACGAACACCGTCAACGTCGCCCGCCCCGACCCGGAGACCCTGCGGCAGACGCACGGCCCGAGCTACCGCCACATCATCGACCTGAGCGACATGAACCGCAGCCTCTACGTGGGCAGCCTGGGACAGAGCGGCCATCCCCTCGGCGATCACGTCTCCGACCAGCAGGCGCTGTGGGCGGCGGGCGAGTACCTCCCGATGAGCACCGACGAGCGGGACTGGGGCCGGACGCGGACGCTGACGCTGCGGCCGGGGCAGTAG
- a CDS encoding metallophosphoesterase family protein: MIRLAVLADLHANLEATLAVHADVQRRGISELWVLGDLVGKGPRPREVVEWTQEHATRVIQGNWDARVAGATHRPQDLWPRSQLTPGQLSYLAGLPYGIEEQFGGAWWRFVHASSKGLFHRLYPHSSLAEQLDAFAPNPQFALRQHADALVYADVHETLMLDVEGRPLINTGSVGNPLDSTLPSYLILEFDPQGPAHTASFVRLTYDRAAEIAVAEASGMPFTREYIAELLTGAYQKRRARTGE, from the coding sequence ATGATTCGCCTCGCCGTCCTCGCCGACCTCCACGCCAACCTGGAGGCGACGCTGGCGGTCCACGCGGACGTGCAGAGGCGCGGCATCTCCGAACTCTGGGTCCTCGGCGACCTCGTGGGCAAGGGGCCGCGCCCGCGCGAGGTGGTGGAGTGGACTCAAGAGCACGCCACCCGCGTCATCCAGGGCAACTGGGACGCCCGCGTCGCCGGGGCCACCCACCGTCCCCAGGACCTCTGGCCGCGCAGCCAGCTCACGCCGGGGCAGCTCTCGTACCTCGCGGGGCTGCCCTACGGCATCGAGGAACAGTTCGGCGGCGCGTGGTGGCGGTTTGTCCACGCGAGCAGCAAGGGCCTCTTCCACCGCCTCTACCCTCACTCCAGCCTCGCCGAGCAGCTCGACGCCTTCGCCCCCAACCCCCAGTTCGCCCTGCGCCAGCACGCCGACGCCCTCGTCTACGCCGATGTCCACGAGACCCTGATGCTCGACGTGGAGGGCCGCCCCCTGATCAACACGGGCTCGGTCGGCAATCCCCTCGACAGCACCCTCCCCAGCTATCTGATCCTCGAATTCGACCCACAGGGCCCCGCCCACACCGCCTCCTTCGTCCGGCTGACCTACGACCGCGCCGCCGAGATCGCCGTCGCCGAGGCGAGCGGGATGCCCTTCACCCGGGAGTACATCGCGGAGCTGCTGACGGGGGCGTACCAGAAGCGGCGGGCGCGGACGGGGGAATGA
- a CDS encoding DMT family transporter, translated as MTTTPAAPPTDAHPTRAGLGLGLVSALGFGTLGIWGKLGGQVGLDSFDLLAWRFGLVAAVLLPLAGRGMTWRERGPLLGVGLIYAVATTLYFGALERITAGTTSLLLYLAPAFVILFGWLLGRRPGAAQLGAVALAALGLGLVVGVPGAGDRDPVGLALAAGAGALYAAYLLASERWLTGVAPLASTGHMALVAGGSFALLAAGGGTLRVPEGAAQWGVVVGMAGLATLVAVPALYGAVARLGAARASLLGTLEPLFTVLLAFLILGEALRPAVLLGGGLILAGAVLAQRRAT; from the coding sequence GTGACGACCACGCCCGCCGCCCCGCCCACAGACGCCCACCCTACCCGCGCCGGGCTGGGGCTGGGTCTCGTGTCGGCGCTGGGCTTCGGCACCCTGGGCATCTGGGGCAAGCTCGGGGGACAGGTGGGCCTGGACAGTTTCGACCTCCTCGCGTGGCGCTTCGGGCTCGTGGCCGCCGTGCTTCTCCCGCTGGCGGGCCGGGGGATGACGTGGCGGGAGCGCGGGCCGCTGCTGGGCGTCGGGCTGATCTATGCCGTGGCGACCACCCTCTACTTCGGGGCCCTGGAGCGCATCACGGCGGGCACCACCTCGCTGCTGCTGTACCTCGCGCCCGCCTTCGTGATCCTCTTCGGGTGGCTGCTGGGCAGGCGGCCCGGTGCGGCCCAGCTGGGGGCGGTCGCGCTCGCCGCCCTGGGGCTGGGGCTGGTGGTCGGGGTGCCGGGAGCGGGGGACCGGGACCCGGTGGGGCTGGCCCTGGCCGCCGGGGCGGGGGCGCTGTACGCCGCCTATCTCCTCGCCTCCGAGCGGTGGCTGACGGGCGTCGCCCCGCTGGCCTCGACCGGACACATGGCGCTCGTGGCGGGCGGCTCTTTCGCGCTCCTCGCGGCGGGGGGCGGGACCCTGCGCGTGCCGGAGGGCGCCGCCCAGTGGGGCGTGGTCGTGGGCATGGCGGGGCTCGCCACCCTCGTCGCCGTGCCCGCCCTGTACGGCGCGGTCGCCCGGCTGGGGGCGGCGCGGGCCAGCCTGCTCGGCACGCTGGAACCGCTCTTCACGGTGCTGCTCGCCTTCCTGATCCTGGGGGAGGCGCTGCGGCCCGCCGTGCTCCTCGGCGGCGGGCTGATCCTGGCGGGCGCGGTCCTCGCCCAGCGGCGCGCGACGTAA
- a CDS encoding DR2241 family protein, which yields MRSLVLIGHGSHLNGESAGAVYRYAELLRGRGLFDEVVEGYWKEEPSLRQVLRTTASTDVTVIPMFISEGYFTETVIPRELGLGHQGPVPPEGVARVLGGRTVRYTLPYGVHPGMSDVILARAREVLPDLSAQDTALIVLGHGTTRNENSNRVIYGNADRLRESGLFASVHALFLDEEPKVGTWPERVGARRVVVVPFFASEGWHTLETIPEDMGLTGEVTVFPDNPHGAQTVYYARPVGTHPAVADVVLHLAEEARGASERGGDEERGHAGAWAAFLDLARRGTRLGEALITPHAGMFELRHALDEGQPADDLTTAVTPEGLRDLTRRDEGGHHRPVHTFRNLPRGWRAVLSEADLPRGVHFLYPAVVEEGYAQHGHTLRATPWPTTARRQTGIYAKVTRATPQQVEDVAKDVCGGCLKTRLWAGEKLPRTFFAGVPGAIPCAEACTYLIAEVREEVSGKRGQAGSGHAD from the coding sequence ATGCGTTCTCTCGTCCTGATCGGTCACGGCTCCCACCTCAACGGCGAGTCGGCGGGCGCGGTGTACCGTTACGCGGAGCTGTTGCGCGGGCGCGGCCTTTTCGACGAGGTGGTCGAGGGCTACTGGAAGGAAGAGCCGTCTCTCCGGCAGGTGCTGAGAACCACCGCGAGCACCGACGTGACGGTGATCCCCATGTTCATCTCCGAGGGCTACTTCACCGAGACGGTGATCCCGCGCGAACTCGGCTTGGGTCACCAGGGTCCGGTGCCCCCGGAGGGCGTGGCCCGGGTCCTCGGCGGGCGGACGGTGCGCTACACCCTCCCCTACGGCGTCCACCCGGGCATGAGCGACGTGATCCTGGCGCGGGCACGCGAGGTGCTGCCCGACCTCAGCGCGCAGGACACCGCCCTGATCGTGCTGGGGCACGGCACCACCCGCAACGAGAACTCCAACCGGGTGATCTACGGCAACGCCGACCGCCTGCGGGAGAGCGGCCTGTTCGCGTCCGTCCACGCCCTTTTCCTCGACGAGGAACCCAAGGTGGGGACGTGGCCCGAGCGGGTGGGGGCCCGCCGCGTGGTCGTCGTGCCCTTCTTCGCCTCGGAGGGGTGGCACACGCTGGAGACCATCCCCGAGGACATGGGCCTGACGGGCGAGGTGACCGTGTTTCCGGACAACCCGCACGGGGCGCAGACGGTGTACTACGCGAGGCCGGTGGGCACCCATCCGGCGGTCGCCGACGTGGTGCTGCACCTCGCCGAGGAGGCGCGCGGGGCGTCGGAGCGGGGCGGGGACGAGGAGCGGGGACACGCCGGGGCCTGGGCCGCCTTTCTCGACCTCGCGCGCCGGGGCACCCGACTCGGGGAGGCGCTGATCACCCCGCACGCGGGCATGTTCGAGCTGCGGCACGCCCTCGACGAGGGGCAGCCCGCCGACGACCTGACCACCGCCGTCACCCCGGAGGGCCTGCGCGACCTCACCCGGCGGGACGAGGGAGGGCACCACCGCCCCGTCCACACCTTCCGCAACCTGCCGCGCGGCTGGCGGGCGGTGCTCTCGGAGGCCGACCTCCCGCGCGGGGTCCACTTCCTCTACCCCGCCGTGGTCGAGGAGGGGTACGCCCAGCACGGCCACACCCTGCGCGCGACCCCCTGGCCGACGACCGCGCGCCGCCAGACCGGCATCTACGCCAAGGTCACCCGGGCGACCCCCCAACAGGTCGAGGACGTGGCGAAGGACGTGTGCGGCGGCTGCCTCAAGACGCGGCTGTGGGCCGGTGAGAAGCTGCCGCGCACCTTCTTCGCGGGCGTGCCGGGCGCGATCCCCTGCGCCGAGGCCTGCACCTACCTCATCGCCGAGGTGCGCGAGGAGGTCAGCGGGAAGCGCGGACAGGCGGGGTCGGGGCACGCCGACTGA